The genomic segment CGTGGTGGCGGCCCAGCCGTTGCGGTCGGGACGGCGGTATTCGAGGTTCCAGCTCACCCAGCCGCGGGCGGACAGGTCGACGGCGAGCGCGTCCATCAGGTCGGCGGCCCAGTTCGACCGCCAGAACCCGCCGTGGATGAGGATCCCGACCGGCGCCACGGAGGGGGCGTCCATGGCGCCGGCCGGGAGATCGGGGGCGGCCGCCGTGGCCGTCAGGCTCTGGGCCGCGACAGTGGCCGCGACGGCCGCGGCGACACCGGCTGCCGGCCCGGGGCCGCTCCGCGCGGGGAGCCGCTCGTCGGCCCACTGCTCGGCGTGCTCGCCGTAGGCCACCCGCTCGGCCGGATGCCGCAACCGGAACACCGCATGCCTGATCGCCCAGGCCAGGCCCCACACGCCCCGGCCGTGCAGGTGCTGCGGCGAGGCCGGGTGGGCCACCGTCAGGTCGTAGAAGACCGTGTTCGCGGGTGCGGCCGCCATCAGTGCCGGGTCGGCCGGCACCACCACGGCCGGGCCGTCGTGCGCGGCCAGGTCGGCGGCGGTCGCGGCGCCGACCACGCGGAGACCGGCGTCCAGGTCCCAGGCCGTGTCGCCGGCCAGCTTGGTCAGCAGATCACGGTCGGCCACCAGGTCGGGGCCGAGCACCAGCAGGACGTCCATCGGGCGGGCTCCTCACCATCGATCATGGGGGTTACTGGTGCTCACGGCTAAAAAACCCGCCCTCCCAGGGGGCCACCGCCACACCGGTAATTCTGACGAAGTTCGGCCGATCTTGCCGGACGGCCTGTGGACACGCGCCGACTGTGGACAACTCCCGCGCCGCCGCCCGATGTGCTAGCGGGACAGCCGGGGCAGGACCTCCGAGCCGAGCAGTTCGACGCCACGATCGTCGGTGAGGCCGTGCGGGG from the Paractinoplanes abujensis genome contains:
- a CDS encoding alpha/beta hydrolase family protein; the encoded protein is MDVLLVLGPDLVADRDLLTKLAGDTAWDLDAGLRVVGAATAADLAAHDGPAVVVPADPALMAAAPANTVFYDLTVAHPASPQHLHGRGVWGLAWAIRHAVFRLRHPAERVAYGEHAEQWADERLPARSGPGPAAGVAAAVAATVAAQSLTATAAAPDLPAGAMDAPSVAPVGILIHGGFWRSNWAADLMDALAVDLSARGWVSWNLEYRRPDRNGWAATTADLAAGVAGARQRHPGAPIVLFGHSAGGQLALRLAADDPDIALAVSLAGVLDLHEGQRRFLGEGAITTALGGGPADVPDVYAASDPMTRLPLASPALLVQGSGDSLDLIDINRRFAAASGVTLLEQPGDHFDVIAPASPIWAATMEAVVSRT